Proteins from a single region of Punica granatum isolate Tunisia-2019 chromosome 8, ASM765513v2, whole genome shotgun sequence:
- the LOC116215834 gene encoding 40S ribosomal protein S15a-5-like — MGRRVLSNALSSIVNAERRAKATVQLQPISAVVSSFLKIMKDRGYIKSFEVQDPHRVGKITVELQGRIKDCRALMYRQDLKAREIEHYRVRTLPTHQWGYVVMTTPEGILDHEEAMKRNVGGQVLGYFH, encoded by the exons atggGGAGGAGAGTGCTGAGCAATGCGCTGAGCTCAATAGTGAACGCGGAGAGGAGGGCGAAGGCCACCGTGCAATTGCAGCCAATCTCCGCCGTCGTCTCCTCCTTCCTTAAGATCATGAAGGATAGAG GATATATCAAGAGTTTTGAAGTTCAAGACCCGCATAGAGTAGGGAAAATAACAGTCGAGCTGCAGGGCAGGATAAAAGACTGCCGAGCTCTTATGTACAGGCAAGATCTTAAGGCAAGGGAGATTGAACATTACCGGGTGCGCACTCTTCCGACTCATCAG TGGGGTTATGTTGTTATGACAACGCCAGAAGGTATCTTGGATCACGAGGAAGCGATGAAGAGGAATGTGGGAGGTCAGGTGCTTGGTTATTTTCACTAG